The following is a genomic window from Nitrospira sp..
CTGTCTGCGGGAGGAGGGTATTCTGGGGTGCGTGAAGAGGTTGCGATGACCTTGCTGTCGAATGCTGAATATCTCAACCTTGGCCGTCAGATTGCGCGACTGCTTGGAGCGAGTCTTGAAGGGGCGTCCGCGGATGCGCTTCGCGAACTCGCGCTGGCGTACGATCCTTCCGTGAACGATGCGCGCATTAGCGCCGAGGTATTTCTCTTCCACAAGTTTCTGCTCATGCAGGCCTGCGTCGGCGTCTTTCCAGAATCGCATGCGGAGCATATCGTCGGCGGATTCTTCGCTGCGTTGAATGAAAAGGTGAATGGGCTGGAGTTGGGCTCGGACCGACAGCAGGCCATGGAGCAGATGTGGCAGCTTCGCGCCGGGCAATTTGAGCAGCCATTCTCGAACGACCGCACGCAGTTTCTCGATGCCGCTCCAGGCGCCTGTCACTGGAAGCAAACCATCGCGCGCTTTTGTCAGAACCTGCGCGAGATCGCGAGCCCACCCGATACCTGGACTGACGGCAACCACTCGTCTCAAGAGGCCAGCCGCACCGTCACCCACGCCCTGAATCAGATGATCTCGACCCTCAATGAAATGAACCGGCTGCGCTTCTCCCATCCCGCCTAGACCTGTCCCGCGTGTTCTGCGCCCATCGTTCCCACTGGAAGCATGGTGTCTTCAGAAGGCCGTAGACCTGCTGCTTGGGTTTTCCCTATACTCGTTCTGTCTGGTATGGAGGGGGAGTGTGCCGATGGATATGCGCGCCTATCTTGATCGCATGAACTATCGCGGCGTTCAGGCCGTGACGCCGGATACCTTGCGCGCGCTCCATCTCGCTCATGTGCTGGCCGTGCCGTTCGAGAATCTGGACAATTTTCTGGACCGGCCGGTCTCGCTTGAACCGGCGGATCTGTTTGCCAAGATTGTGACGGCGCAACGCGGCGGATACTGTTTTGAATTGAATGGACTCTTCAGCCTGCTGCTGGAAGAGCTGGGTTTCTCGGTCACTCGTTTGATTGCGCGGGTGAGATATGGCGCGAAGCCGCCCTATCCGAAAAGTCATCAGGTCTCGATGGTGAATGCCGGCGGGGAACCCTGGCTGGTCGATGTGGGATTCGGCGGCAATGGGTTGCTGGAGCCGATTCGATTGTCACCCGGCGTTCAGGCGGCACAGTATTCGGAGGAGTTTCGGCTCACGGCCATCGAGCCCGACGAATATCTTCTGCAATGCCTGATGCATGAGGAGTGGGAAAGCCTCTACTCGTTTACACTCGAACCGTGCCAGCCGGTCGATTATCACTATCCCAACTACTTCCACTCGCACTCGCCCGAGTCTCGCTTTATGCAGCGCCGGATCTGCACGATCCCGACCAAGGATGGGCGTAAGACCTTAGTGGATCGGCGGTTGAGTATCAGGCGGAACGGACAAAATGAAAAATCCGTTGTCGAGAGCGACGCCGAGTATATCCGCGCGCTCCATGAACACTTCGGTCTTGTCTTGCCGTAGCGCTTGTCCGATCTACCGAAGGAACCGTACCAGCCCCACGCAACTCATGTAGAGCGCGAGCGAGCCGAGCATCGCAGGCCAGAAGCCGAAGCGCGGCACGCCGGCGATCATGGCCAGGACATAGACGGTCCAAGGCGGCACGAACCAGAGCAGATTTTTCGCGTAACTCACGATGGCATCGTTGCCGCCGTTTACATAGATCAGGATGAAGGTCGCTCCAGTAATGGCCGGGAAGGTGCTGGCGAAAGCCGCGAGGAACGACCGGCCTTGCGCGCCGAGGTAGGTCGAGACACTGACGATGGTGCCGCCTAAGAGAAAATAGAGGACGTATTTGCCCAAGCCGTTCACGTGGTTTCCCTCCTCCTGACTGCCGTCGATCTTTTGGGTTCGCGCACTTGCGGGACGTTACCCAAGCGCCGTTCGCACCGCACTATACATCACCATGACCTCGACGGCGTGCGCGACGATGGGAATGTAGAGATTGTTTGTCCGGAGCCTGACCGTACCCCAGGCGAGGCCGTCCCAGACGGCGATCCAGTGGAGATATTGGAAGGTTGCGACCATGAAGGGGTCGAAAGAAAATGCGATGGCACTGGCCACGAGAGCCAGCGGCGAGAGGCGTTGGAGATGGGAGGAGTGCCACAGCGGCGATTCGAGCTTGGCCAGCCGTCCGAGCAGAAAGCCTCGAAAGTTCACTTCGACGAAGAGGGCGATGCCGCAGATTGTCCAGGGCATCATGAGGAAGAACGGCATGCGGGCATGCGGGGTGTTTTTCAGAAACGTGATGTCGAATCCAATCGCCGGAATGACCTCAAGAATCAGAATAGTATTGAGACAACCGAGTCCGAATCCGATTGCGAGACCTCGACGGAATCCTGATTTCAATCCCTGTGGGAGCAGGCCAAGGAGTGGGAGCAGAGGGCGGTTGTATGCCGCCCACAAGGCGAGGGCGAGATAGGCTAGAATTTGTGGGGCGAATTGAATGAACGGCTGTTCCTGCAGTGACGTGGGAAGGGCGTAGAACGCGGCGGTGGCGGCGAGGGGGAGCAGCGCTAAGGCTGCTCCCCGTTCGTGCGTGCTCACCGGTGCCGCCTGTTCGCTCGGCTCAGGCGTCGGCATGGAGGGTTATTGCAGTTGCAGATTGTACCGGTCCAGCGTGCTGGCTTTGTGGCGCGCCAGATTGGAGAGCGACTTGTTGTAGTCCACGACCGACCGCAGCTCGTTGCCTTGCGCGGTGGCGAGATCGCGCTGGAAGTCGAGCACAAAGCGGGTGGTGCTCAATCCCACTTTCAGCCGCTCCTGCTCGGCCTGCAATTGCTTCTCGGCCATGATGCGGGCGGAGCGGGTGGTTTCGATGCGCTTGAAGTCGGTCTGCACGCGGCGGACGGCTTCGCGCACGCCCACGATGATTTGCTGACGCACGCTCGCGAGGGAGGCTTCGGCGTTTTTGGATTCCAACTGGCGCTTGTTGTAGGTGCTGATGGCCGAGCGATTGCCCAGCGGATAGCTTAAGACGAGCCCCGCGCCAAAATTGTAAAAGTCGCCGCTGAGGTTCTTGCTGACGGAATCGCCGTAGTCTTTGCCCAATCCGGCCATGCCCATCGTGCCTTGAAGCGACAGGGTGGGGAGAAGCTGATTGCGGGCGAATTGTTTGTTGAGCTCGCCCGAGTCGACGTTCTTCTTGGCCTGGACGATTTCCGGGCGCTGGTCGATGGCGGTGTCGATGGCTTCCTGCAAACTGAGCGGCTCAAGGACGACGACGGGAGCATCGGTAGGCGTCAGCCGCATATCCTGCCGCAATTCCTCTTCGCCGGGATTGAGCAACCGGCGCAATTGGTCTTCTTGGTCGCGAATGGATTTTTCGGCCACCAGCACCTGTTCGACTCGCGAGGCGACGGCGGCTTCGGCCTGCAAGACATCCACGATGGACATGACGCCGGCTTTGGTTTTGGCGCGGTTGGTCGCCAGTAATTCTTCCGCTGCCTTAAGGGCGGCCTGGGCGACCTTCAGGTTTTCATTCGAGAAGACCAGTTCCCAATAGGTTTGTTCGACGGTGGCGAGCACGGTCAGGACCCGGTCGCGGAAGATGTGCTGCTCGACGTCGGCGTTGTTTTGGGCAACTTTGATGAAAGTTTTCGTGATGTCGATGCCCGCGTTGCGCAGCAAGGGCTGGGTCAACGTGAGGGCGAGGCCACCGGTCCAGGCCGGGTTGAACAAGAACCCGGTAGCCAGGTTCTGATTCACGTTGGTGCGGGCCGGGCTGTAGTTCAAGTCGATGTTGCCGCCGGTGATGAGGTTTTGCGTCGCGTCGACGGTCACGGAGCTGTTGCGCTGATCGAATGTTTGAATGTCGGTCAGGCTGCCGCCGGTGCCGCCGAAGACCGGACGATTCAGGGGCGAGACCTGGCGATTGTATTGGCCGTTCACGCTCAAGGTCGGGTCGAACTTGGCCTGCTCGACGGTGATATCGAACACACGGCTTTCTTTTGTCTGGCGGCTGATGGAGATATCCAGATTGCTTTGCAAGGCGCGGACGGCGGCATCGGCCAGGGAAATCGTTTCACGCCGTTCTTCTGGCGTTGCGGTCTTGGCGGGACCTTGGCTCCAGCAAGGGGTGGTTGTCAGCAAGACGAGTACGATGGCGATACCGCTGTGCCATCCAGGGATGCCGGGGGCGAAACGATGGTGGGGGCTCATGAATCCTCCTTGATCGACAGTCTGACCACGCGCATATTATACTGGTGAGACGGACATTGCCATGAATCCACTCACCTTGCCTCAGAGAAGTAGGAGCATGATGCGACGCCTGCTCACGGTTGCACTGATTACGGCAGTAGGGACCGTTGGAGTCGCGCTGGTCGAGCGAGCGCCGGCTGTAGCCCAATCGGTGTCCGGTGTGCGGTCGTTCGATGGCGGCGTCGGGCCGTTGTTCAATTTGGCCGGTCCAGGGAGTCTGTATCTCGATGGGCAGGGGACGCAGGGTTATTTATATCAGCCTGGCGGGAATATGCAGACCTATAGTTTTCGGAATCCCACTACTGGACAGGCTTGGAGCGGTGCGGTGATGACCTTCGGTCCACAACTCTCGATTGGCTTGATTCAGGGCGCCAATCAGAGCGGTTCACCGCTGGTCTTGCCCGGCCCTCCCAGGCAGACAAGCCCTCTGCCTTCGATGAGTTCGACGTTGCTCGACGAGATTCCGTAGTTTCCTGCCGATTCCTTCATGGTTCGTTTGCCAATTGCCAGGCTAAGGTCAGGACGTAGTGCGCTGTTGTCATGAGAATGTCTGGATTGACGGTGTCGACGGTATCGGTCGGCTGATGATAGTGCGGATGCACTCCGCCACTGACGACGGTGATGGTCGGCACGCCCGCTTCTTTGAACGGTACGTGATCGCCTC
Proteins encoded in this region:
- a CDS encoding hypothetical protein (Evidence 4 : Unknown function but conserved in other organisms; MaGe:77310175), with product MREEVAMTLLSNAEYLNLGRQIARLLGASLEGASADALRELALAYDPSVNDARISAEVFLFHKFLLMQACVGVFPESHAEHIVGGFFAALNEKVNGLELGSDRQQAMEQMWQLRAGQFEQPFSNDRTQFLDAAPGACHWKQTIARFCQNLREIASPPDTWTDGNHSSQEASRTVTHALNQMISTLNEMNRLRFSHPA
- a CDS encoding Arylamine N-acetyltransferase (MaGe:77310176), which encodes MPMDMRAYLDRMNYRGVQAVTPDTLRALHLAHVLAVPFENLDNFLDRPVSLEPADLFAKIVTAQRGGYCFELNGLFSLLLEELGFSVTRLIARVRYGAKPPYPKSHQVSMVNAGGEPWLVDVGFGGNGLLEPIRLSPGVQAAQYSEEFRLTAIEPDEYLLQCLMHEEWESLYSFTLEPCQPVDYHYPNYFHSHSPESRFMQRRICTIPTKDGRKTLVDRRLSIRRNGQNEKSVVESDAEYIRALHEHFGLVLP
- a CDS encoding conserved membrane protein of unknown function (Evidence 4 : Unknown function but conserved in other organisms; MaGe:77310177) encodes the protein MNGLGKYVLYFLLGGTIVSVSTYLGAQGRSFLAAFASTFPAITGATFILIYVNGGNDAIVSYAKNLLWFVPPWTVYVLAMIAGVPRFGFWPAMLGSLALYMSCVGLVRFLR
- a CDS encoding conserved membrane protein of unknown function (Evidence 4 : Unknown function but conserved in other organisms; MaGe:77310178), with the translated sequence MPTPEPSEQAAPVSTHERGAALALLPLAATAAFYALPTSLQEQPFIQFAPQILAYLALALWAAYNRPLLPLLGLLPQGLKSGFRRGLAIGFGLGCLNTILILEVIPAIGFDITFLKNTPHARMPFFLMMPWTICGIALFVEVNFRGFLLGRLAKLESPLWHSSHLQRLSPLALVASAIAFSFDPFMVATFQYLHWIAVWDGLAWGTVRLRTNNLYIPIVAHAVEVMVMYSAVRTALG
- a CDS encoding TolC family protein (MaGe:77310179), whose product is MSPHHRFAPGIPGWHSGIAIVLVLLTTTPCWSQGPAKTATPEERRETISLADAAVRALQSNLDISISRQTKESRVFDITVEQAKFDPTLSVNGQYNRQVSPLNRPVFGGTGGSLTDIQTFDQRNSSVTVDATQNLITGGNIDLNYSPARTNVNQNLATGFLFNPAWTGGLALTLTQPLLRNAGIDITKTFIKVAQNNADVEQHIFRDRVLTVLATVEQTYWELVFSNENLKVAQAALKAAEELLATNRAKTKAGVMSIVDVLQAEAAVASRVEQVLVAEKSIRDQEDQLRRLLNPGEEELRQDMRLTPTDAPVVVLEPLSLQEAIDTAIDQRPEIVQAKKNVDSGELNKQFARNQLLPTLSLQGTMGMAGLGKDYGDSVSKNLSGDFYNFGAGLVLSYPLGNRSAISTYNKRQLESKNAEASLASVRQQIIVGVREAVRRVQTDFKRIETTRSARIMAEKQLQAEQERLKVGLSTTRFVLDFQRDLATAQGNELRSVVDYNKSLSNLARHKASTLDRYNLQLQ
- a CDS encoding hypothetical protein (Evidence 4 : Unknown function but conserved in other organisms; MaGe:77310180) is translated as MRRLLTVALITAVGTVGVALVERAPAVAQSVSGVRSFDGGVGPLFNLAGPGSLYLDGQGTQGYLYQPGGNMQTYSFRNPTTGQAWSGAVMTFGPQLSIGLIQGANQSGSPLVLPGPPRQTSPLPSMSSTLLDEIP